From the genome of Winogradskyella forsetii, one region includes:
- a CDS encoding T9SS type A sorting domain-containing protein, whose product MRTKLLYLTFIIITPLAFAQTTYVPDDNFEQYLINEGYDDVLDDYVLTANIDTVTQMVISNRNISDLTGIEDFTALSQLNCNTNQISTVDFSQNTNLTFLSCTFNQIDGTLDLSQNTLLEQIHCRENLIDELILPATTTLQDLTFWDNQLTSLDVSQNPNLGILRGNDNLINGTFDLSQNLAIRTVELNNNNIDNLVLPESSSLLKLWCRENQLTELNVGDHTALRELLCGNNQITNLNLSLNTALERLTANNNLLSSLDLSNNSNLIYLGVPNNNLDYISVKNGNNYNFIQIPNFVNNPLLTCIEVDDAVFSTNNWTDIDSQSYFSEDCSNLSTDEFNEVNALIFPNPVIDELFLNFKTLEHINYQLVSLNGRLVFEGRITKKNESLDLSEISSGVYFLKLQTLNRSIIKKVVKQ is encoded by the coding sequence ATGAGAACAAAGCTACTTTATCTTACTTTTATCATTATCACACCGTTAGCTTTTGCACAGACTACCTATGTACCAGATGATAATTTTGAGCAATACCTTATTAATGAAGGCTATGATGATGTCTTAGATGATTATGTACTCACAGCCAATATTGATACCGTAACGCAAATGGTGATTAGCAACCGTAACATTTCAGATTTAACTGGCATTGAAGATTTTACAGCTTTAAGCCAACTCAATTGTAATACCAATCAAATAAGTACTGTAGATTTTTCTCAAAATACAAACCTTACATTTCTTAGCTGTACCTTTAACCAAATAGATGGCACTTTAGATTTATCTCAAAACACCTTACTTGAGCAAATACATTGTAGAGAAAATTTAATCGATGAGTTAATACTGCCTGCAACCACCACTTTACAGGACCTAACGTTTTGGGATAACCAACTAACCTCACTAGATGTATCACAAAACCCTAACTTGGGCATATTAAGAGGAAATGATAATCTAATAAACGGCACTTTCGATTTGTCGCAAAACTTGGCAATACGCACTGTAGAGCTGAATAATAATAATATTGACAATTTAGTACTGCCAGAATCTAGCTCTTTGCTAAAATTATGGTGTCGAGAGAATCAATTAACTGAACTCAATGTGGGTGACCATACTGCCCTTAGAGAACTTCTATGTGGAAACAATCAAATTACAAACTTAAATTTATCCTTAAATACAGCCCTTGAAAGGTTGACGGCAAATAATAATTTACTAAGTAGTTTAGATTTATCTAATAATTCGAATTTGATATATTTAGGAGTTCCAAATAATAATTTGGATTATATATCTGTTAAAAATGGTAATAATTATAATTTTATTCAGATACCAAATTTTGTAAATAACCCTTTACTAACTTGTATTGAAGTAGATGATGCTGTTTTTTCCACAAATAATTGGACAGATATTGACTCGCAATCCTATTTTAGCGAAGATTGTTCTAATTTAAGTACAGATGAATTTAATGAAGTCAATGCGCTTATATTTCCAAACCCAGTTATAGATGAACTCTTTTTAAATTTTAAAACTTTAGAACACATCAATTACCAATTAGTAAGTCTAAATGGACGACTGGTATTTGAAGGCAGAATTACTAAAAAAAATGAGAGCCTAGATCTCTCTGAAATTTCTTCAGGTGTTTATTTTTTAAAATTACAAACCTTGAATCGTTCTATAATAAAGAAAGTTGTAAAACAGTAA
- a CDS encoding T9SS type A sorting domain-containing protein: protein MKKQLFGILCFLFISISYAQIIIPGCTSTTWDGTTWSNGAPNGNISAVIAGDYNTLTDGNFSCCELLINTGVLVTITDNLFISVRRNAIINGNLVVQTQGSFVQIEDGTSFNLNGNATVNKTTAPYDSATEVTYWSPPVEGQTIDDVFGATYGGYRYYFKTENFEDSQEEIGNTGVFIAGQDGFDDDYNSWTFANTTDPAETGVGYIARQAPGTPAGTTDYTFSGQFHNGIITVPITRNDDNLANEDENPIFIGNPYASGISVEKFFEANTYHPINNPNGIIGGYAAFWSAHTPPSGNNQGGQVLNFLNIDYAYINSMGAVRPSSVQVGDPDYDDVLPNGSIASAQGFFVNYSDDAPSATGDIIFNNGMREVDGNEQFFRTANTGGDNKLWLNLNSPTGVNHNILIGYADAATSGDDGQAYDLRMSTPRGAYGIIYSNIDGSDEKYNIQGKNTYDLNRSEKISIGLFNSVESAEDGSATITEYTISISDVKGDFMSNRKIYINDTLLDICHDLTASSYTFTSEVGEFNDRFTLSFLDCSFSDTCSAVFDEVASFVEKRTQCGKYTINFPGGYDFSANDLVLTQDGVDTQLTEDTNVYFIENGINEFTISVYDSNKQLCYSNEIIREVDCFNDKCGDCEDAYYDIVDLIQDRNQCGKFKIVFPKRLRDCYSLVVDANGIIIPMEENTTIRYQEDGIFTLNITLYDKETGKECYTGSTLLTVDCYGSTNRNVNSDDEDTIEFSKGMKLFPNPATNEFTVKFDDASEVLQQLTLKNIMGKVLKLSNSETVQLNGLRTGIYFVEIVTKDGNVYRKQLIVK from the coding sequence ATGAAGAAACAACTTTTCGGCATTTTATGCTTCCTCTTTATTTCAATTTCTTATGCCCAGATTATTATCCCTGGATGTACCTCTACTACTTGGGATGGTACTACTTGGTCTAATGGAGCTCCAAACGGTAATATTTCTGCTGTGATAGCTGGTGACTACAATACCTTAACGGATGGTAACTTTAGCTGTTGCGAACTTTTAATTAACACAGGTGTATTAGTTACAATTACTGATAATCTATTCATATCTGTTAGACGTAATGCCATTATAAATGGAAACCTTGTGGTACAAACTCAAGGCTCTTTTGTACAGATAGAAGATGGTACAAGTTTTAATTTAAACGGTAATGCTACCGTAAACAAAACAACTGCACCATATGATTCTGCAACAGAAGTTACCTATTGGTCACCTCCCGTAGAGGGGCAAACAATAGATGACGTTTTTGGAGCTACTTATGGGGGTTACCGATATTATTTTAAAACTGAAAATTTTGAGGATTCACAAGAGGAAATAGGAAATACGGGTGTATTTATAGCTGGACAAGACGGTTTTGACGACGATTATAATTCCTGGACTTTTGCTAATACTACGGATCCTGCTGAGACTGGAGTAGGTTACATCGCCAGACAAGCTCCTGGTACTCCAGCTGGTACGACAGACTATACTTTTTCAGGGCAATTTCATAATGGTATAATTACGGTACCAATTACCAGAAACGATGACAATCTTGCTAACGAAGATGAAAACCCAATTTTTATTGGTAATCCTTATGCATCTGGAATTAGCGTAGAAAAATTCTTTGAAGCTAACACGTACCACCCAATAAATAACCCAAATGGAATCATTGGTGGTTATGCGGCCTTTTGGTCTGCACATACACCTCCAAGTGGTAACAACCAAGGAGGTCAAGTACTTAATTTTTTAAATATCGATTACGCTTATATTAATTCTATGGGAGCAGTGAGACCAAGTAGTGTACAAGTCGGAGATCCTGATTATGATGATGTATTACCTAATGGTTCCATAGCTTCTGCTCAAGGTTTCTTTGTTAATTATTCTGATGATGCACCATCTGCAACAGGTGATATTATATTTAACAATGGTATGCGTGAAGTAGATGGTAATGAACAATTTTTTAGAACAGCTAACACTGGTGGTGATAACAAATTATGGTTAAACCTTAATAGTCCCACTGGTGTTAACCATAACATTTTGATTGGTTATGCTGATGCTGCTACGAGTGGAGATGACGGACAAGCCTATGATTTAAGAATGAGTACTCCACGCGGTGCATATGGAATTATTTACTCTAATATTGATGGATCTGATGAAAAATATAATATTCAGGGAAAAAACACCTATGATTTAAACCGCAGTGAAAAGATTTCTATAGGTTTATTTAATTCTGTAGAATCTGCCGAAGATGGTAGTGCAACAATAACAGAATACACAATTTCTATTAGTGATGTCAAAGGTGATTTTATGTCTAATCGCAAAATATACATCAACGATACTTTATTAGATATTTGCCATGATTTAACGGCGTCTAGTTATACGTTTACATCAGAGGTCGGTGAGTTTAATGACCGCTTTACACTTAGTTTTTTAGACTGTAGTTTCTCTGATACATGCAGTGCCGTATTTGACGAAGTCGCTAGCTTTGTTGAGAAAAGAACTCAATGTGGAAAATATACTATTAATTTTCCAGGAGGTTATGATTTTAGCGCAAACGACTTAGTTTTAACGCAAGATGGAGTCGATACTCAATTAACCGAAGACACCAACGTTTATTTCATTGAAAATGGTATAAATGAATTTACCATTTCTGTATATGATAGTAACAAACAATTATGTTATTCTAATGAGATTATTAGGGAAGTCGATTGCTTTAATGATAAATGTGGTGATTGTGAAGATGCTTATTATGATATCGTAGATTTAATTCAGGATAGAAATCAGTGTGGGAAATTTAAAATTGTATTTCCAAAGAGACTTAGAGATTGTTATTCGCTTGTTGTAGATGCTAATGGCATTATTATCCCAATGGAAGAAAATACGACTATTAGATATCAAGAAGATGGTATTTTTACTTTAAATATTACACTTTACGATAAAGAAACAGGTAAAGAATGCTATACTGGCTCAACTTTATTAACTGTAGATTGTTATGGCAGCACTAATAGAAATGTAAATAGTGATGATGAAGATACTATTGAATTCTCTAAAGGCATGAAGCTATTCCCCAACCCAGCAACTAACGAATTTACAGTTAAATTTGATGATGCTTCAGAAGTACTTCAACAACTTACTTTAAAGAATATTATGGGTAAAGTTCTTAAATTAAGTAACTCTGAAACGGTTCAACTTAACGGTTTAAGAACTGGTATTTACTTTGTAGAAATTGTAACTAAAGATGGTAACGTTTATAGAAAGCAACTAATTGTAAAATAA
- a CDS encoding type II secretion system protein GspD, protein MKKVIVMFTLFIVTISLAQQQPLSTIEEKLEVVAFQQPGLNERVESEVTGLNLYTFISSLALEHRLNVDVDPQLNTIVESNYFDVPVKEVLLFLIKQHNIEVEFVNKFIVFKKRKEVEKVPEKVIAKPIDITYRSENEFLSVNLRNDSLPSVAEKITKESGRNVIVSPDAKNQKITGYFQNRPFDDIMDMIGQSNGLIVIKNENGSYFIQKDETPKEVKTIVTNSSQSSNRIRKGVQGGAGTEGIEDFYEVTISDSGFLNINAREANATGLIMEAAEKLSLNYYMYSLPTEIETTLVAAEISFEDLLNIVFRGKDFTYNQDASGVYFIGNRSEEGLRSTELIQLENRTIETVMNSIPTELKINLEIKEFPELNGLIVSGSKPKIEELRLFLYQIDKVVPMVQLEVFIVQYNKSHDIQTGLKAGLDPNGVNRVTSGVLFPTTDVNLNAESVNGLIDIFNGFGIFNLGKVTEQFYANLQFLENNSVIKLESTPKIATLSGHEATLTIGETNYYFEQNNSIFNTGINNTITQSGTWKPTEANLSVTIKPFVSKDEQITLKLRVEKNSFLGRAGENAPPGKATQSFDSEIRVKNNEMTLLGGLDELTRENSGTGVPFLARIPVIKWFFSGRAKKKSKSKLHILIKPTVKY, encoded by the coding sequence ATGAAGAAAGTAATAGTAATGTTTACGTTGTTTATTGTCACCATTAGTCTGGCACAGCAACAACCGTTAAGTACAATTGAAGAAAAACTAGAAGTAGTGGCTTTTCAGCAACCAGGACTTAACGAAAGAGTAGAATCAGAGGTTACAGGCCTTAATTTATATACATTTATAAGCTCTTTAGCACTTGAACACAGATTAAATGTAGATGTTGACCCACAATTAAATACCATTGTAGAAAGTAATTATTTCGATGTTCCAGTAAAAGAAGTTTTGTTATTCTTAATTAAACAGCACAATATTGAGGTCGAGTTTGTTAACAAATTTATAGTGTTCAAAAAACGAAAGGAAGTAGAAAAAGTACCTGAAAAAGTAATTGCAAAACCAATAGACATTACATACAGAAGTGAAAATGAGTTTTTGTCCGTAAATCTAAGAAATGATTCTTTACCCAGTGTTGCCGAAAAGATAACGAAGGAGTCTGGCAGAAATGTTATTGTATCTCCTGATGCTAAGAATCAAAAAATAACAGGTTATTTTCAAAACCGACCATTTGATGACATCATGGATATGATTGGGCAGTCTAATGGTTTAATAGTAATCAAAAATGAAAACGGATCCTATTTTATCCAAAAAGATGAAACGCCAAAAGAAGTAAAAACGATTGTAACTAATTCTAGCCAATCAAGCAATAGAATACGAAAAGGCGTACAAGGTGGCGCAGGTACCGAAGGTATTGAAGATTTTTATGAGGTGACAATCTCAGACTCTGGTTTTCTAAATATTAATGCCAGAGAAGCAAATGCAACTGGTCTTATAATGGAGGCTGCAGAGAAATTAAGTCTAAATTATTATATGTACAGCTTGCCTACGGAAATAGAAACAACTTTAGTAGCTGCCGAGATTAGTTTTGAAGATCTCTTAAACATTGTATTTAGAGGCAAAGATTTCACTTATAATCAAGATGCTTCAGGGGTTTATTTTATAGGAAATAGAAGTGAAGAAGGTTTACGCTCAACAGAATTAATACAGTTGGAAAACAGAACTATAGAAACCGTAATGAATTCTATTCCTACAGAACTAAAAATCAATTTAGAAATTAAGGAATTTCCTGAGTTGAATGGGTTAATTGTTTCTGGTTCAAAACCAAAAATAGAAGAGTTACGTCTTTTTCTTTATCAAATAGATAAAGTGGTGCCCATGGTACAATTAGAAGTATTTATCGTTCAGTATAATAAATCTCACGACATCCAGACAGGATTAAAAGCAGGCTTAGATCCTAATGGTGTAAACAGAGTTACCTCAGGTGTTTTATTCCCTACAACAGACGTTAACTTAAATGCAGAATCTGTAAATGGATTAATTGATATTTTTAATGGTTTTGGAATATTTAATTTAGGTAAAGTAACAGAGCAGTTCTATGCGAATTTGCAATTTTTAGAAAATAACTCTGTAATTAAGTTAGAATCTACGCCTAAAATAGCAACCTTAAGTGGTCATGAGGCAACGTTAACCATAGGAGAGACGAATTATTATTTTGAGCAAAATAATAGCATTTTTAATACAGGAATTAATAATACAATTACGCAATCTGGAACTTGGAAACCTACGGAGGCTAATCTAAGCGTTACGATTAAACCATTTGTATCTAAAGATGAGCAAATTACGCTAAAGCTTAGGGTTGAAAAAAACTCATTCTTAGGTAGAGCTGGTGAAAATGCACCTCCAGGAAAAGCAACACAATCTTTTGACTCTGAGATCCGGGTAAAAAATAATGAAATGACCCTGTTGGGAGGTTTAGATGAGCTAACAAGGGAAAACTCAGGAACTGGTGTGCCTTTTCTCGCCAGAATTCCAGTTATAAAATGGTTTTTTAGCGGTAGAGCTAAAAAGAAATCTAAATCAAAACTTCATATTTTAATTAAACCAACGGTAAAGTACTGA
- a CDS encoding GspE/PulE family protein, with protein sequence MITSSDIQITTEIQQLINAEVAHHYGVIPSALSNNELVLFISESEPNDNHEELEMILGYSVTFVTVPENQISKALTVYYRKNDYEIQNKSVDLTNEDFLEKLIYEAKAMLSSDIHFEVYEKEARVRLRIDGLLIEKYRIPKENYLELVNKIKIKSNLDITEKRLPQDGRINYSDFDLRVSILPTLHGEKIVMRILGKDASNISLDQLGFEAEEKEIYLEGVKNTNGIVLISGPTGSGKTTTLYATLKLLNKIRSNIVTVEDPIEYTLEGINQVQLKEDIGLTFTSALRSFLRQDPDIIMLGEIRDAETAKMAIRASLTGHLVLSTIHTNSALGTISRLVDMGVPAFLIAETLNVSVAQRLLRKLCPSCKVLHDFNANELPRNYSVPFKITEHYVAKGCEECYYTGYKGRRAIYEVIPVNQDLSNRIKKDAQNLEQNRIENIEKLSDKAYKLFANGDTSLEEVYSILING encoded by the coding sequence TTGATAACTAGTAGCGACATACAAATTACAACAGAAATTCAGCAATTAATAAATGCTGAAGTTGCACATCATTATGGAGTGATTCCAAGTGCGCTATCTAATAATGAATTAGTTCTGTTTATATCCGAATCTGAACCAAATGATAATCATGAAGAATTAGAGATGATATTAGGGTATTCGGTAACATTTGTAACAGTTCCTGAAAATCAAATATCCAAAGCTTTAACGGTCTATTATCGTAAAAATGATTATGAAATTCAAAACAAATCCGTCGACTTAACTAACGAAGATTTTTTAGAAAAACTCATTTATGAAGCTAAAGCAATGTTGAGTAGTGATATTCATTTTGAGGTTTATGAAAAAGAAGCAAGAGTACGATTGCGCATTGATGGCTTGTTGATAGAAAAATATAGAATTCCAAAAGAAAACTATTTAGAATTAGTTAATAAAATTAAGATTAAATCTAATCTAGATATTACAGAGAAACGTTTGCCACAAGATGGTAGAATAAATTATAGCGATTTTGATCTACGTGTTTCTATTTTACCAACATTACATGGTGAAAAAATAGTAATGCGAATATTGGGAAAAGATGCTTCAAATATCAGTTTAGATCAATTAGGTTTTGAAGCAGAAGAAAAAGAAATCTACTTGGAAGGTGTTAAGAACACAAATGGAATAGTGTTAATTAGTGGGCCAACAGGTTCTGGTAAAACAACAACCTTATATGCCACACTAAAACTTTTAAATAAGATTAGAAGTAACATTGTTACGGTTGAGGATCCTATAGAATATACACTTGAAGGAATAAATCAGGTACAACTTAAAGAAGATATAGGGTTAACTTTTACAAGTGCATTACGCTCGTTTTTAAGACAAGATCCTGATATTATTATGTTAGGTGAAATTAGAGATGCAGAAACTGCTAAGATGGCTATTAGAGCGTCACTAACAGGACATCTAGTACTGTCTACAATACATACAAATTCTGCATTGGGTACAATTTCTAGATTAGTAGATATGGGAGTCCCAGCTTTTTTAATTGCAGAGACTTTAAATGTTTCTGTTGCGCAGCGTTTACTAAGAAAATTATGCCCATCTTGTAAAGTATTACATGATTTTAATGCCAATGAACTACCAAGAAATTATAGCGTACCATTTAAAATAACTGAACATTATGTGGCTAAAGGTTGCGAAGAATGTTATTATACAGGTTATAAAGGAAGAAGAGCAATATATGAGGTGATTCCTGTCAATCAAGACTTGTCAAATAGAATTAAAAAAGATGCTCAAAACCTAGAGCAAAATAGGATCGAAAATATAGAAAAATTATCAGATAAAGCGTATAAATTATTTGCTAATGGTGATACATCACTTGAAGAAGTTTATTCGATATTGATCAATGGATAA
- a CDS encoding type IV pilin protein yields MKNKINKKAYLDAYSLTEILIVLAIIGILLMMVLPNQTSVVAQARSIEAQKMLNHLYGLEKSYNFRFSKYSSSFEELGFEQETTIDQGGQAVYKIEIIDASVNTFKARAISIKDFDDDGNYNTWEIDHRKILLETVKD; encoded by the coding sequence ATGAAGAATAAAATCAATAAAAAGGCCTATTTAGATGCCTACTCTTTAACCGAAATATTAATTGTATTAGCTATAATAGGTATTTTATTAATGATGGTGTTGCCAAATCAAACATCTGTGGTTGCACAAGCAAGAAGTATAGAGGCTCAGAAAATGCTAAATCATCTATACGGATTAGAGAAAAGTTATAATTTTAGGTTTTCTAAGTATTCTTCAAGTTTTGAAGAACTAGGTTTCGAGCAAGAAACTACAATAGATCAAGGAGGTCAAGCGGTTTATAAAATTGAAATTATAGATGCTTCTGTAAATACGTTCAAAGCAAGAGCCATATCTATTAAAGACTTTGATGATGACGGAAACTACAATACTTGGGAGATTGACCATAGAAAAATTCTGTTAGAAACAGTCAAAGATTAG
- a CDS encoding type II secretion system F family protein, giving the protein MGIDLSSYNKTVKIKSKKTSFLSKEIQFSKGFSDKKKERFYKELAILIQSGIDFKQALEIVIEQYKSKVDKELIGKIKHQVIQGKSLHEAMQSSRKFSAYEYYSVKIGEETRKLDQVLIELQKYFERKIKMRRQLISVFTYPSFVLAVTFGVLYFMMNNVVPMFSSVFKQFGAELPPLTQKIINISHNFSTISGVFIFSLIAIIAFHFFNKKKEWYRRVTSRVVLKTPFFGALLRKIYMSRLSQSLSLLLSAKTPLVTSLDLTHKMIDFYPIESSLSKVKADILKGVALGESLSKYSVYDHKFVSMVKVAEQINKLDNMFERLSEQYNEEIEHQTKMIGVVLEPVIIIIIGLIVGVIMVAMYSPMFDLSKIIG; this is encoded by the coding sequence ATGGGAATTGATTTGTCATCATATAATAAAACCGTAAAGATTAAGTCTAAGAAAACCAGTTTTCTAAGTAAGGAAATTCAGTTTTCAAAAGGATTTTCAGATAAAAAGAAAGAGCGTTTTTATAAAGAATTGGCTATTTTAATACAGTCAGGAATAGACTTTAAACAAGCATTGGAAATAGTTATAGAGCAGTATAAAAGTAAAGTAGATAAGGAATTAATAGGAAAAATAAAACATCAAGTCATTCAAGGTAAATCTTTGCATGAAGCTATGCAAAGCAGCAGAAAGTTTTCAGCCTATGAATATTATAGTGTGAAAATTGGTGAGGAAACTAGAAAGCTAGATCAAGTATTAATAGAGTTGCAAAAATATTTTGAGAGAAAAATAAAAATGCGAAGACAACTCATATCTGTATTTACATATCCCTCTTTTGTATTAGCGGTAACTTTTGGAGTATTATATTTTATGATGAATAATGTAGTCCCTATGTTTTCCTCAGTATTTAAGCAATTTGGTGCCGAATTACCACCACTAACACAAAAAATTATAAATATATCTCATAACTTTTCTACAATTTCAGGTGTTTTTATTTTTAGTCTTATAGCCATTATAGCATTTCACTTTTTTAATAAGAAAAAAGAATGGTATCGACGTGTCACATCGCGCGTTGTTTTAAAAACGCCCTTTTTTGGTGCCTTATTGCGTAAAATATATATGTCTCGTTTAAGTCAGTCTCTAAGTTTATTGTTATCTGCAAAAACACCGTTAGTAACGTCTTTGGATTTAACGCATAAGATGATTGATTTTTACCCAATTGAGTCTAGCTTAAGTAAAGTAAAAGCAGATATTTTAAAAGGAGTCGCATTAGGAGAAAGTTTGTCTAAATATTCCGTCTATGATCACAAATTTGTGTCTATGGTTAAAGTGGCAGAACAGATAAACAAGTTAGACAATATGTTTGAGAGATTATCAGAACAATACAATGAAGAAATTGAACACCAAACAAAGATGATTGGTGTTGTATTGGAGCCTGTAATAATTATAATTATAGGGCTTATCGTTGGTGTTATTATGGTTGCCATGTATTCACCAATGTTCGATTTAAGTAAAATTATTGGTTAA
- a CDS encoding PulJ/GspJ family protein, with the protein MNRLKLQNKNFKAFTILEMVISLAIMSIIIAMVYVIFTMLSKQLYQYSDQTELVNNYNQLHTVLTRDIHNSNKIDYTDSVLTLMVNNDSLTYTYKSNRLTRSYLGGKDTFLITIKAFQMIESQSVFNNEIKHLEVTYTMFDQDIVAVYFKDVGVSNQVNQMFFSYGN; encoded by the coding sequence TTGAACAGATTGAAACTACAGAATAAAAATTTTAAAGCTTTTACCATTTTAGAAATGGTAATAAGCTTAGCCATAATGAGTATTATTATTGCTATGGTGTACGTAATTTTTACAATGTTATCTAAACAATTGTATCAATATAGCGATCAAACGGAGCTTGTTAATAATTACAATCAATTACATACGGTCTTAACTAGAGATATTCACAATTCAAATAAGATCGACTATACAGACAGTGTGTTAACATTAATGGTGAATAATGATAGTTTAACTTATACCTATAAAAGTAATAGATTAACACGAAGTTATTTAGGTGGTAAGGATACATTTTTAATAACTATAAAAGCTTTTCAAATGATTGAGAGCCAGTCGGTGTTTAATAATGAAATAAAGCATCTTGAAGTAACATATACGATGTTCGATCAAGATATTGTGGCTGTTTATTTTAAAGATGTTGGTGTGTCAAATCAAGTAAACCAAATGTTTTTTAGTTATGGGAATTGA
- a CDS encoding toxin-antitoxin system YwqK family antitoxin, with protein sequence MKIKYLIIIALFFSCGANKSTIHQKKIQSTTFKEDFSVTTEEFNPSSNITYYWYKSNEILQSKGEYSGELLHGTYTRYYITNQLEEKGEFNYGLKTKQWRSWFANGQLQSIRNYSNGKLNGVYQLYDDTGLLIISGKYKSNKKTGRWINHVTKDTLHYRRDIIKIEDSLKTNKPSFFKRIFKKKDKDNKDKIKPKKSKPQNKVNKNSKPKKDSFFKRLFSKKDKKNVKS encoded by the coding sequence ATGAAGATAAAATACCTGATTATTATTGCTTTATTTTTTTCCTGTGGAGCCAACAAAAGCACAATACATCAAAAAAAAATACAGTCCACTACTTTTAAAGAAGATTTTTCTGTAACAACAGAAGAATTTAATCCATCTAGTAATATCACTTATTATTGGTACAAATCCAATGAGATTCTCCAATCTAAAGGGGAGTACAGTGGAGAATTGTTACATGGCACTTACACAAGGTATTATATAACTAATCAATTAGAAGAAAAGGGTGAATTTAATTATGGCTTAAAAACCAAACAGTGGAGAAGTTGGTTTGCAAATGGACAATTACAATCCATAAGAAATTATAGTAATGGGAAATTAAATGGTGTTTATCAGCTTTATGACGATACAGGATTGTTAATTATAAGCGGAAAGTATAAAAGTAACAAAAAAACAGGTCGATGGATAAATCATGTGACCAAAGACACATTACATTATAGACGAGATATTATTAAAATTGAGGACTCTTTAAAAACTAACAAACCATCCTTCTTTAAGCGGATTTTTAAGAAAAAAGATAAAGATAACAAGGATAAGATAAAACCTAAAAAGAGTAAGCCTCAAAACAAAGTAAACAAAAACTCTAAACCTAAAAAAGATTCGTTTTTTAAACGCTTGTTTTCTAAGAAAGACAAAAAAAATGTTAAAAGCTAG